DNA from Cutibacterium acnes:
GACGAAGTCGGTCTCAGAGCCGATATGCACCAGGGAAGAGCCAGCGGCAGCAACCAGGCCGTTGCTGGCCTCACGGTCGGAACGCTTCGCAGCCTTAGCAGCGCCGGAAACACGCAAGATGTCAACGGCCTTATCGAAGTCGCCATCGGCCTCAGTGAGGGCCTTCTTGGCGTCCATCATGCCGGCGCCAGTAGCGTCGCGCAGTTTCTTGACCTCAGCAGCAGTGATAGCCATAGATATCTCAGTCCTGTCTAGACGTGGGCGAACTTCAGTTGGACTTCTCGGCCTCGGGGGCCTCGTCAGCCTTCTTGGCCTCGGCCTTCGGCTCTTCAGCCTTGGCCTCGGTCTTAGCGCCGTCCCCTTCGAGGAGCTCGCGCTCCCAGTCGGGCATGGGCTCGGCCTCAGCAGGCTGCTCACCAGACTTACCAGCTGAGCGAGCCATGAGGCCCTCAGCGGCGGCGTCGGCGATGATGCGGGTCAGTAAGGACACCGAACGAATGGCGTCATCGTTACCCGGGATGGCGTAATCCACCTCGTCGGGGTCACAGTTGGTGTCGAGGATGGCGACGACCGGAATCTTGAGCTTGCGAGCCTCGTCGATGGCGAGGTGCTCCTTCTTCGTATCAACGACCCAGACCGCTTGCGGAACCTTCGGCATATCGCGGATACCGCCGAGGTCCTTCTCCAGCTTGTCCTTCTCACGAGAGAGCATAAGCAGCTCCTTCTTGGTGAGACCGGAGCCGGAAACCTTGTCAAAGTCCATGGCCTCGAGCTCCTTGAGCCGGGCAATGCGCTTCGAGATGGTCTGGAAATTAGTGAGCATTCCCCCAAGCCAACGCTGGTTGACATAGGGCATGCCAACGCGAGTGGCCTGCTCAACGATGGACTCCTGGGCCTGCTTCTTCGTGCCGACGAAAAGAATCTGGCCGCCCTTGGCGACAGTCTCCTTGACGAAGGCGTACGCCTTATCAATGTAGGTCAGCGACTGGTGCAGGTCAATGATGTAGATGCCGTTGCGCTCGGTGAAGATGAAGCGCTTCATCTTCGGGTTCCAGCGACGCGTCTGATGTCCGAAGTGGACGCCGCTCTCGAGGAGCTGGCGAGTGGTGACGACGGCCATGCCGTGTCCTTCCCTCTCTGGGCACATCACACAGATATGCCAACGGTTGAACGGTGACGCGGGATTGCGTCACCTCCTGATGCATCACCGTTCGTCCGCCTGCCGTGGCAGGACCGTGGACGTCCGGTCGTCGGTGACGTCGATGCATGCGAAGTCAGTCCGAAATGATCCGGACTGCGCGATTAGTTTACGACACCAAGAGGCAATCAAGCTAACCTTCCCCTTGACCCCGGCCACTTCCGCGTGTCTGCCTACCATGGCGGCAATCACAGGCCACAGTGGATGTGATGAAGAAGCCATCCCCGACGCGCGTTGGCGCCGGACAGCTGCCTATGTCCCTGACGGTGCCCGTCGAGGACTTCTGTGGCCACCTCTCGGCTCTCCGACGCTCGCCCAACACAATCCGCGGTTACCGAGCTGACCTCATCGATCTCATGGGCCACGCTCACTCCCACGGCGACGACACCTTGGGCAGGATCGGCACATCGCAAGTGCGAGCATGGCTAGCTGATACCCGTGTGGCTGGCGCCTCGGCCGCTACCATGCAGCGCCGCTGGTCGGCTGCGCGAGTATTTTTCCGCTGGGCGGCTAACGAAGGGCTCATTTCCGCCGATCCGACGACCGCTCTGAATTCGGCCAAAGTACCGAAACGCCTGCCGGCCACTCTGGGCGTCGATCAGGCTCGTCACATCCTCGACGAAGCCGTAGCACAGGCTCGTCACGATGAATCTCCCCACGGCGCACGCGACGCCGCCATCCTTGAGGTCCTTTACGGTGGAGGGCTGCGTGTCGGCGAG
Protein-coding regions in this window:
- the rpsB gene encoding 30S ribosomal protein S2 — translated: MAVVTTRQLLESGVHFGHQTRRWNPKMKRFIFTERNGIYIIDLHQSLTYIDKAYAFVKETVAKGGQILFVGTKKQAQESIVEQATRVGMPYVNQRWLGGMLTNFQTISKRIARLKELEAMDFDKVSGSGLTKKELLMLSREKDKLEKDLGGIRDMPKVPQAVWVVDTKKEHLAIDEARKLKIPVVAILDTNCDPDEVDYAIPGNDDAIRSVSLLTRIIADAAAEGLMARSAGKSGEQPAEAEPMPDWERELLEGDGAKTEAKAEEPKAEAKKADEAPEAEKSN
- a CDS encoding tyrosine recombinase XerC: MKKPSPTRVGAGQLPMSLTVPVEDFCGHLSALRRSPNTIRGYRADLIDLMGHAHSHGDDTLGRIGTSQVRAWLADTRVAGASAATMQRRWSAARVFFRWAANEGLISADPTTALNSAKVPKRLPATLGVDQARHILDEAVAQARHDESPHGARDAAILEVLYGGGLRVGELCGLDLGDVDRSRRTVKVTGKGDKERTVPMGAPALRAIDTWLPRREEWVGPHSGQALFLGARGRRIDQRVVRRVVHTHLRAEPDSPDLGPHGLRHAMATHLLEGGADLRTVQDILGHESLATTQIYTHVSTERLRTAFRQAHPRA